Below is a genomic region from Pontibacillus yanchengensis.
GAAGGCGGCGTGAACGTGATATAGGCTTCTGTACGGAACGTGGGAACCTACGACTCCGATGCTAATGGAAAAATCCAAGTGGAAACCCCACGAGGATGAAAGTACAGATGCGGAGTATAGGGACGGAACAGCTTGTAGTAGTGATGAGGCTTTTCGAAAGAAAAGAAGAGCAAAGGAGCTGTGTTATCCCGTTTTGAAAACTAGTCAACCAATTATGGGAGGAACTTATGGACAAAACAAAGCCGCATAAAATTTCTAAACAAACAGTGTGGAAAGCTTATAAACTAGTCAAAGCGAAAAAAGGAGCACCTGGCATCGATGATGAGTCAATCCAGTGTTTCGAAGAAAAGCTGAAAGACAACCTATACAAAATATGGAATCGCATGTCTTCTGGATCATACTTTCCGCCTCCAGTTAAAGTTGTAGAGATTCCCAAGAAAAATGGGGGAACTAGAACTCTAGGAGTTCCAACTGTATCTGATCGAATTGCACAGATGACGGCTAAACTTTACTTTGAACCTTTAGTTGAACCATTCTTTCATACTGATTCATACGGTTACAGACCTCATAAGTCTGCAATTGATGCTGTAAGAGCCATAAGAAAAAGGTGTTGGAAGAATGATTGGGTACTAGAGTTTGACATCAAAGGACTGTTTGACAATATAGATCATGAATTACTCATGAAAGCAGTTAGGAAACATACGAACTGCAAATGGTTAATTCTCTATATTGAAAGATGGTTAAAGGCACCATTTCAGAAGAAAGATGGAGAGATGGTTGAGAGAATATCGGGAACACCGCAAGGCGGTGTGATCAGTCCCGTTCTGGCTAATTTGTTCATGCATTACACATTTGATAAATGGATGGAAATCAATTACCCAGATAACACGTGGGCAAGATATGCCGATGATGCAGTAATACATTGTAAAAGTAAAGAAGAAGCCGAGAAGATACTTGAGAATTTAAACCGTCGGTTTAACGAATGTAGGCTTGAACTACATCCCGACAAAACCAAGATAATCTACTGTAAAGACGCAGATCGGACTGAGGATCATCCAAATATCTCGTTTGACTTCTTAGGATATACCTTTCGACCGAGACGATCTAAGAACAGATATGGAAAGTTCTTCATAAACTTTACTCCGGCGGTGAGCAACAAGGCATGCAAAGCCATGAGGCAAACTATAAGAGGATGGCGGCTTCAATTGAAGCCCGATAAAGAGATTAATGACCTCTCTCAAATGTTTAATGCTGTAATTAGAGGGTGGATTAACTACTATGGTCATTTCTACAAATCCCAACTCTACTCTGTCTTACGTCACATGAATCGAGCATTAGTGCAATGGGTAAGAAGGAAATATAAGAGATTTATGAGACATAAGAAAAGGGCAGAGAGATGGCTAGGAAGACTTGCTAGGAATCTACCACAACTGTTTGTGCACTGGCAGATGGGAATTCTGCCTGCGGATGGATAATGGGAGCCGGATGAGCTGAGAGGTTCACGTCCGGTTCTGAGAGGGCCTAAGGGTGAGATTCCCTTGGGCTACTCACCTTAAGATTCTATGTCGTGACGGAAAGACGGCTCAACGTTGGTACCATGCGGTACGCTTATTTCTGAAAGAGCGTTTAAATCTTGATATATCTCCTGAAAAGTCTCAAATTGTGAATCTTCGTAAAAGAGAATCAGAATTCTTAGGGTTTACCATACGTGCCAATCGAAAGGGTAAGAAACGAGTGGCACACACGGGCATTATTTCTTCCAAAAGAATGAAAATAAAAGAGGAAGCTAGGAAATTAATCCGAAGGATTAAGGCTTCCCCAACGGCTCGCAATATCCACCGATATAATAGTTTTGTGTTAGGTATCCATCACTACTTCAACCGAGCGACTCATGTAAGTCTTGAATTCTCACGTCTTGCCTTCGATCTAAAACCATTCTTGTACAATCGACTTCGGACGGTTGGGACACAAGAACATCCATTTCGCCCACCACCCTTATATAAGAAACTTTTCAGCTTGCGTACTAAAACCATCCGTATTAAGGATATGTATCTATTTCCGCTAGGAAACGTTAGAACCATCCATACAATGGGCTTCAGTACAAAGCTCTCCCTCTACACGGAGGATGGAAGGAACCACTTATATAAGAAATTACGTCCTGATATCCAAAAGGAAATTAGTCATCTTATGAAATCCTTTCTACCTGATAGAAGTGTAGAATATATGGATAACCGAATCAGCAGGTATAGTATGAAGATGGGCAAATGCGAAATCACTGGGGAGTATCTTTACGCTCATACCATGCATTGTCACCACTACATGCCTAAATCTCTTGGTGGTAGCGACCAATTTAAAAATCTTCGTATTCTTCATAAGGAAGTCCACCAATTAATCCATATGAAGGATAAAGAGAAGGTGAAACGACTTGTCCAAGTACTAGATATTAATCAATCTCAATTAGATAAAGTCAATAAATACCGAAAGGTATGTAACCTTGAAGGTATCAAAATGTCCCAACTCGAAGAGTAACACTGGAACTTATAATCTAGTACTTAACATTAGATGGAGCGCCGAATGCCGGGAAACTGGCACGTTCGGTGTGGAGCAGGGGAAAAGCTGGAGATAACATCAAATGCTTACCTATTGCTAACGATTCTTTAATAAGAAATTACATCTTTTAATAACTTAAACGGGCTAGGTGGATTAGTTGAATAAGCTTGTATTTAAATAAGCTGTTGGAAAAATACATGGGGGTGTAGATTTGAGTTTAGACTTAAATAGGCTAAATGAAAAATTATTGAATGAGGCAGATGGAATTCTTTATGAGTTAGGTTTGTACGATTCATTAAAAAAGTACGGGGATCCAAAAGTTAGTGGGAGTTATTTTTTAAATTTGATGACTTGGAGAGATTTAGATATATATCTTAAATCAGAAGCAATGGACAATGAAACCTTTTTTGATTTAGGTAAAGAAATTACTATGAAATTGAATCCATCTAAAATGAGTTTTAGAAATGAATTAATTGGTAAAACCCCGCATTTACCAGAAGGATTATATTGGGGGGTACATACAAATCTTTTTGACGAGAAATGGAAAGTAGATATATGGGCAATTAACTCAGAAGAGGTCAAGCGAAAGCAAAGAGAAGTAGAGGAAATAAAGTATAGACTTGATAACTCTAAAAAAGAATCAATTTTAGAGTTGAAAAATCAATTGCATAGTCACCCTTTATATCGCAAAACATTTTTTAGTGTAGATATTTATGATGCGGTACTGAATGATAAGGTAACATCATTAGAACAATTTAAAGAATGGTTATGTAAAAGAAAGGAAATACAAATATAATCCAAGGTTAGGAAAACAGCTTTTTTTATTCTTCGATTTATCAGCTATCTTGGCAGAATAAATTAGTGCTTATCTCGAATGTGAGAGTTCAATAAACGGGCGCGATTCTTTAATAAGAATTTGCGTCTTTTTTATTTAGAACAGAGAATAATTCTTCAGATCATCTATATGGATATAAATGTTAAAATAGTATGGGAATGTAATAAGACGAATGTATAAGATAATTAAAGAATAGGGGGGGATGGGGCGTTGTGAGTTTTGATATAGATAGATACTTTTTAACATTAGCATTAGACGAAGCTGAACAAGCATTAAGTGAAAATACATATCCCATTGGGGCTGTAATTGTAGATGAAAATTATAAGTTAGTCTCCACAGGACGAAACCAAGTCCATCCACATCATGATGCAACTGCTCACGCTGAAATAAATGCAATACGAAATGCAGGTCAAGCAATATTAAATGCAAAAGTTAATCGTGAGAAATTCACTATATTCACTTCTTTAGAACCTTGTCCTATGTGTACAGGAGGAATTTTATTTGCAAATATAAAGAAAGTTGTTTGGATACTTAATGACGATTTAGGATTTGGTGGTTATAAAAAGATTAAAGGAGCTAATGTATTTGATAATAGGTTTAATGAAATTGAAGTAATTGAAGAACCATATAAAGATTTGAAAATAAGACAACAGGAGCTTATGAGTAAATGGGAAGTTAATCCAAATAATATCGTTAATTTGCGAGATGCTTTAATGTAATATCTCATTCTAATTATCGAGCTTTTTTAGAAATAAAGAATATAAGGGGAAGTATTAATGGCTTATCCGTTTGATTGTATTACTGATTTCATTTTCGTAGAAACTGATATTTCTCCAGCAGATGTGATTTTAGTTCCGGGTGCTGACCATCCACAACTAATAGAAAAGGCAGTTGCTTTATATAAACAAGGATTAGCCCCATATATACTTCCGTCTGGTGGATATAAACCACATGTTGGAGCTACGGAATGGTCATATCTAAGTAATATTGGAATTAGAAATGGAGTACCAGAAGGAGCAATTTTAAAAGAAGATAAAGCACAGCACACTTTGGAAAATGCTCGTTTTTCTTTGGAAGTTTTAAAACAAAAGGATATAGCCTTAAATAAAGTTATTATAGTATGTAAAGCATGTCATTCTCGGCGTGCATTGCTATGCTATCAAAAGGTGTTTCCAAAAGAAGTAGAGTTTCTTGTCTCTCCTGTTGTTGATAGATATGGGATAACTAAAGATAACTGGTTTCTTTCTGAAATCGGAATAAGTCGTACAATGACTGAAGTTCAGAAAATCGGTAAATACTTTGGAGATTTTATTCCAAATTGGGTAGACAGATAAATAAACATAGTTCTTCACTAACGGGGCAGTTGAGTTTAAGAGGATTTTAAGGAGGGAGAAAAATAAATATATTAAAAAGAGTAAATGGGGTCATCTTAATCGTAATAATTGGACTTGTTGTATCTTACTTATTTTTGCATATTAAGATACCGATCTATATTGTTCTCGCTCTTGCATCTGTTGCGTATACGCTAACGGCAATTGACATCATCAAATATCGCCAAAACAAGGGCGGCTATAAATATATTGTTGGTGCTATTGTTATGCTTTTCGCAGCGGCTATGATGTTTTTTGAATAAAGGTAATGTAAAAAACTTTAGTACTATCGGGTGCAATAGTGGAACAAGGAGTTGTCGATGCGGCAGCTCCTATTGTGTTAAAGGAGCAGAATAATTGAATAAGAGTTGTTTAGTTTCAAAAACTAAACAGAGGTGATAATTATGAGGAAATTTTCATTTATAATTATAGTCGTAATGTTTCTTACAGTCGCTAACTCACCAGTAAATGCAAAACCAATAAACGAAGCTGATACGGGTTTATATTACACACTTTATTATGCACTTATGAGTAGCCTAAGAGAACCAGTAGATAAAGCGATTGTAGAAATTTATAAGGATGACAAAAACGCCCCAAGAGATCTTAGGTGGGATGCGACTGGAGCAGAAATTCTTAAAATAAAGCAAGTGTATGGTATCGGGGGACTATACGAGATAACTTTAAAGATAATGCCTTTTTATCGTGCTCATATAACATATGGAATTGATGAAGTTGTTATAAATACAAATGGTGAACTGATAAGTTATAAACACTTGAAGACATATCCTCGTTAGTGCAACTAAAGGGTGCAATAGCTGAACAAGGAACTGTCAAATGTGGCACTTAATATTGACAGATGCCAGAAGAAAGTATGTTTACGACTAATGCACAAAGGTTTAACATATGGAGGAGCATATTTTCCTAAAATAAAAGACGTCCTATGAAGTACGTCTTTGCGTATTGCGGCGAGAGACAGCACTCCACATTTGTGCCTTGCCATAAAGGCGTGTCAATCTCGTCTTATGCAAATCAGCTCATCGCGAGATTAGTATAGCATAATGCAACTATTATATCTAATAGGAATTTTCCTTATAGTATTGAACGGGTGAGTTTATTGAAGAGTAAGTTAATTATCTCGAACTCAAGTCTTCCATATTTGGGCGCGAACCTAGAACAAAAGGGGGGAGTGCGTCCCTATTTTTATGGGATTGATTGGGTTAAATATCTAAAGTGGAATAGAAGAATTATCATTCAATAGTTTGATTGCTTTGTAATAATTGGAACTATTTGGATTGTTATAAAGCTTCTGTGAATTTTATTAATTGGGGAAGGTAGGAAAATATGAAGAGAACTTTGATTTTAGTTAATTCTATAATTGTAATAAGTGTGCTGTTTGGTTGTTCAACAAAAAAAGAACAGTTTAATGACGAAAATATAATTTTTAATGTAATTGATATCCAATCTACCAATGAGTTTAATTCCTATAAGATAAAAATATCAAATAAAACTGAATTTGATTTAACTCATCTTTCTCTCGATTTAAGTTATCCAATAAAAACGGTAAACGGTTCTAAAAGTAATCCTTTTGTTGTAGAAGGCGAAGCAGAAAACACAGAAAGACCAGTAAAACTTAAATCAGGAGAGGCAATACAGTTTTCAATTATTGCTCCAATAAATGAGGTGTTTTCTGATAAAGACTTACTTGATTTTGAAAATCCTAGTGTGAAATTACAGGGATATTTTAAAGAAGAAAATACCGAAGTTCCATTTGGTATTTCTGGTGGATTAAGAGTTTTGGTTGACGAGAATTAAATTGTTTAATTTCTATAGTATTTTCATCAGTAATCATTATGTTATCTCGAATTCAAGTCTTCCTGATACGAGGGCGCAAATGTAGAAAAACATACTGTTTTTCATATAGAATTTAAATGTCAAATAAAAGCTTGAAACAACGATTTAATGGTGTAGTAACCAAGCATTTAAAGAAATATCTCAGTTGGTTTCAAGTGATACATCTTCAAAGAATTGAAGATATAATGATTGATATTACAGCGAAAAGGAAATAGTTACCAGTTACCGAAGCGTATGATACAATAAGGTTATCTAGCTTTACAGTGTAACATTATATGGAGTGATTATTTGAAAAATTATTTTTTAGCGTTTGATAATTACTTTGAACCGATTGATTTTAAAAGAGATAATATTCTCACCTACATAGCAATATTTTTATCATTCATTACCAATGCATCTTTTAATGTATCGTCTATTTATATTTTTATTTTCATACCATTGATTCTAATGGTAAGAGGTGCATGGGATATAGCTCAATTTAAATCAAAACAACAAAAGAGGTACAAACAAACATTAAGTATTACTTTACATCTGGCTTTAGTTTTCGGCATTTTATGGTTGGTTCTCAGGGGATTAATCCCCTTTCTAGATTTCTTATTTAAACAATTTAGTTAAATATATCCAATAATAAAAAAATAACATCCTCTAAGGGTGTTATTTTTTTCCTATTTGAACACTGAACTTTAAAATAGTTTGATTTTAACTATTACGCCTCTTTTTATATTAAATTTTGTATTTAAAGGATAATCTGACAGGTTGTTCGAAGTAAATTCATTATATGTAATCAATTTAAATTCATTTAAGGGGGGGGTTTTATTTTGAGATTAGATATAGATAATTGGGATCCAATCACGGTTTCAGAAATAAATGAAGTTTTCTCAAAGATTCCAATAAATTGGTGTATAGCTGGAGGATGGGCCTTAGATATACATATAAGTAAAAAGACTAGAGTACATAAAGATATAGATGTCATCATCTTTAGAGAAGATCAACAAGTATTATATCATTATTTAAATGGAGCATGGGATTTATATAAAGCTGAAAATGGAAAACTTGTGTCTTGGAAACAAGGAGAGTATTTGGGTTCAACTAATGATATTTGGGTAAGTAAGGATGCTTATTCTTCTTGGGCATTTCAAATTATGTTAGTGGACACTGACAATGATGAATGGATATACAGAAGAGACAAATCCATAAGAGCATCGAAAGAGAAGATTATGCATAAATCTCAAGATGGCATTCCTTATATTAAACCTGAGATTCAGCTTCTTTATAAAGCTGGGGCTTCAATAATAAGAAATAAGGATCTTCAGGATTTTCAAAACATTCTTCCTTTTCTAGATACAAGAGAAAAAGAGTGGCTTAAAGATGCTATAAATAAACAATTTCCTTGTGGCCATAGT
It encodes:
- the ltrA gene encoding group II intron reverse transcriptase/maturase; the encoded protein is MDKTKPHKISKQTVWKAYKLVKAKKGAPGIDDESIQCFEEKLKDNLYKIWNRMSSGSYFPPPVKVVEIPKKNGGTRTLGVPTVSDRIAQMTAKLYFEPLVEPFFHTDSYGYRPHKSAIDAVRAIRKRCWKNDWVLEFDIKGLFDNIDHELLMKAVRKHTNCKWLILYIERWLKAPFQKKDGEMVERISGTPQGGVISPVLANLFMHYTFDKWMEINYPDNTWARYADDAVIHCKSKEEAEKILENLNRRFNECRLELHPDKTKIIYCKDADRTEDHPNISFDFLGYTFRPRRSKNRYGKFFINFTPAVSNKACKAMRQTIRGWRLQLKPDKEINDLSQMFNAVIRGWINYYGHFYKSQLYSVLRHMNRALVQWVRRKYKRFMRHKKRAERWLGRLARNLPQLFVHWQMGILPADG
- a CDS encoding deaminase; its protein translation is MSFDIDRYFLTLALDEAEQALSENTYPIGAVIVDENYKLVSTGRNQVHPHHDATAHAEINAIRNAGQAILNAKVNREKFTIFTSLEPCPMCTGGILFANIKKVVWILNDDLGFGGYKKIKGANVFDNRFNEIEVIEEPYKDLKIRQQELMSKWEVNPNNIVNLRDALM
- a CDS encoding YdcF family protein; the protein is MAYPFDCITDFIFVETDISPADVILVPGADHPQLIEKAVALYKQGLAPYILPSGGYKPHVGATEWSYLSNIGIRNGVPEGAILKEDKAQHTLENARFSLEVLKQKDIALNKVIIVCKACHSRRALLCYQKVFPKEVEFLVSPVVDRYGITKDNWFLSEIGISRTMTEVQKIGKYFGDFIPNWVDR
- a CDS encoding DUF3888 domain-containing protein, coding for MRKFSFIIIVVMFLTVANSPVNAKPINEADTGLYYTLYYALMSSLREPVDKAIVEIYKDDKNAPRDLRWDATGAEILKIKQVYGIGGLYEITLKIMPFYRAHITYGIDEVVINTNGELISYKHLKTYPR
- a CDS encoding nucleotidyltransferase domain-containing protein, coding for MRLDIDNWDPITVSEINEVFSKIPINWCIAGGWALDIHISKKTRVHKDIDVIIFREDQQVLYHYLNGAWDLYKAENGKLVSWKQGEYLGSTNDIWVSKDAYSSWAFQIMLVDTDNDEWIYRRDKSIRASKEKIMHKSQDGIPYIKPEIQLLYKAGASIIRNKDLQDFQNILPFLDTREKEWLKDAINKQFPCGHSWLKCL